The genomic stretch GCTCCAAAATCTACATCAGGGTCGTTTATCGAACCTTCGTAGGCATCCTTGTTCCACACTTCTATCATTCCCACCGAAGACGAAAGCACCAGCTCCGAAGAGAGGTTGCCAAAATTCATTAGGTCTTTTGGGATGTTGAGTCTTCCGTTGGCGTCCATTTCCAGCAGCTTCACTCCGGCAGTAAACATGCGGATGAAGTCATTATTCTTCTTAACGAATCGATTGAGCTTATTCACCTTGCTCATCGTTTTCTCCCATTCGTCCATGGGGTAGAGCTCCAGGCATTTTTGAAAAACACTTCTCTTGATTACAAAACCACGCTCAAGTACCGGCAATAGTTGCTTCTTTAGCGCAGAAGGTATCATTACCCTGCCCTTAGCATCCATTTTACATTCATGTACTCCTATCAGGTTCAGCATCTTAAGTTTTGTGTGCTTTGAGTCTCAAAAATAGAATTATTACTCCACTTTCATCCACAATTTACCACTTTGTTGATAAGTTTTCCCACTTCTGTTAAAACTGGATAGTCTTTAGAATATTGCTTTTGCCTAGCTATCTCTTTGTGAATAGGGTTTTCGAACAATTGTGAAAAAGGTGGGGGAAAGTGGAGGAGGGATTTTTGATTGTGGATTTGGGATTGACGATTGAGTCACCCCGATCTTGATTTTTTAAATCATCAAATCACCAATCGTAAATCCCAAATCCTTCCCTTATCTTCGCGCCATGCATATACACAGCGCAGATTTTGTTTGTAGTAATAATGATATTACTAAATGTCCGGAGCCCAATAAACCTGAATACGCCTTTATAGGAAGGAGTAATGTGGGTAAGAGTACTTTGATAAATAAAATGGTGCAACGCAAGGGCTTGGCTAAGACTTCCGGCCGACCGGGGAAAACCCAGCTCATCAATCACTTTTTGATAAATGAGGCATGGTATCTTACCGATTTACCTGGGTATGGATATGCTAAGGTGAGTAAAACCTCAAAGGAAAAATTCCAGAAGCTGATTGAAGATTACATCATTGAGCGCCCAAATTTGGTAAACCTATTTGTGCTGATTGACTCTCGTCATGAGCCACAAAAGATTGACCTTGAATTTATGGAGTGGCTTGGTGAATTGGAAATTCCCTTCAGCATGGTTTTCACCAAAACGGATAAGTTAGGTTCTGGTAAGTTGAATACCAACATCAAAGTTTACAGCAAAAAGATGCTGCAAACTTGGGCGGAGATGCCTGTGTTTTTTGCTACTTCAGCTGAGACTGGCGAAGGTTGCGATCAAGTGTTGAACTACATTGAGCAGTTGAATAATCAGATGGTTTCTGAGTAGTCCCCGACTCCTCCCGGACTGACTGCAGGAGTGTCAATATTTTCAGGGCTTACTTTTTAAAAAGATCCATTTTCACGCCAAGGTCATGAGCGAATTTACGCATGTAGTCTGCGGCTTCTTTTTCGCCCGTGGCTCTTTCCAATGAGTCAGAAAGTCCAACCAGGGTTTGATGAATCATTTGCTTCATTTCATCGGCCATCATGTCTTTTGTCCAAAGATCGATGCGCAAGGTTTCTTGATTGCGCTTGTCCCACACACTTAGGAGCATTGCTTTTGCGGCAGCATGGTTTATTCCACCATCGCTGGCGCTCCAATCCATTACTTCAGGAACTTTGTTTTCGTCTAAGCCAATTTGAAATTTGATGTCAGAAGTATGATGTGCCATGCTGTGATTTTTGATTTACAATTGTGGATTGCCGATTTGCAACTTTTGATTGTCGATTTATTTCGCGGCTGCAAAGCTAAGTTTACTTAATGGAAATTTAAACCTCAAAATAGAAACTCTGAATCCGAAATGCTAAACTCTAAACAAATCAAAAAAGTAGAAATTCAAAAGTTTAAAAAAGACCAATGGCTAGAAAATACGGTGCGAATTG from Owenweeksia hongkongensis DSM 17368 encodes the following:
- the yihA gene encoding ribosome biogenesis GTP-binding protein YihA/YsxC; translation: MHIHSADFVCSNNDITKCPEPNKPEYAFIGRSNVGKSTLINKMVQRKGLAKTSGRPGKTQLINHFLINEAWYLTDLPGYGYAKVSKTSKEKFQKLIEDYIIERPNLVNLFVLIDSRHEPQKIDLEFMEWLGELEIPFSMVFTKTDKLGSGKLNTNIKVYSKKMLQTWAEMPVFFATSAETGEGCDQVLNYIEQLNNQMVSE
- a CDS encoding division/cell wall cluster transcriptional repressor MraZ; the encoded protein is MLNLIGVHECKMDAKGRVMIPSALKKQLLPVLERGFVIKRSVFQKCLELYPMDEWEKTMSKVNKLNRFVKKNNDFIRMFTAGVKLLEMDANGRLNIPKDLMNFGNLSSELVLSSSVGMIEVWNKDAYEGSINDPDVDFGALAEEVMGSLNESEDGLS
- the gldC gene encoding gliding motility protein GldC; translated protein: MAHHTSDIKFQIGLDENKVPEVMDWSASDGGINHAAAKAMLLSVWDKRNQETLRIDLWTKDMMADEMKQMIHQTLVGLSDSLERATGEKEAADYMRKFAHDLGVKMDLFKK